From Bacteroidota bacterium, the proteins below share one genomic window:
- the bla gene encoding class A beta-lactamase produces MKKHLSWTPLLCLLCLFARVSLATGNEDLRQAISKIAADLHGTLGVATELIETGDTLTLNGSYHSPMQSTYKFPLALHILHAVDEGRLSLDSVLKLGPKDLDNETWSPIVDEHPKRRVSLTVRDLLRYMVSGSDNNACDILFKIGGGVSACNKYIHSLGVNEIRIARTERQMHADWNAQFKNWCEPRAMLALLKLLYHGSVLSKASNDLLLKFMTKSSNSPKRLKGLLPADAVVAHKTGSSDYSKQHKISAATNDIGIITLPNGKHIAIVVFVSMAEGDYDTLETIIARVGKAAWDHYSQQ; encoded by the coding sequence ATGAAGAAGCACCTATCATGGACCCCTCTACTTTGCTTGCTCTGTCTGTTCGCCCGCGTGTCGCTTGCGACGGGGAACGAGGACCTGCGACAAGCTATATCGAAGATCGCCGCCGACCTGCACGGTACGCTCGGCGTTGCGACCGAGCTTATCGAGACCGGCGACACGCTGACGCTCAATGGCAGCTATCATTCGCCGATGCAGAGCACATACAAGTTTCCGCTCGCCCTGCATATCCTCCACGCGGTTGACGAAGGACGCCTCTCGCTCGACTCGGTTCTGAAGCTCGGACCGAAGGACTTGGACAATGAAACGTGGAGCCCGATCGTGGACGAGCATCCGAAGCGCCGCGTTTCGCTCACGGTGCGCGACCTGCTGCGCTACATGGTCTCGGGCAGCGACAACAACGCCTGTGATATTCTCTTCAAGATCGGCGGTGGCGTGTCGGCATGTAACAAGTACATTCACTCGCTTGGCGTGAACGAGATCCGGATCGCACGCACCGAACGACAAATGCACGCCGACTGGAATGCACAGTTCAAGAACTGGTGCGAACCACGGGCGATGCTCGCACTCCTGAAGTTGCTCTATCATGGTTCAGTCCTTTCGAAGGCGAGCAACGATCTTCTGCTGAAGTTCATGACCAAGAGCTCCAATAGCCCGAAACGACTCAAAGGCTTGTTGCCTGCAGATGCCGTGGTGGCACACAAGACGGGTTCGTCGGACTATAGCAAACAGCACAAGATCTCGGCGGCAACAAACGACATTGGCATCATCACGTTGCCGAACGGCAAGCACATCGCCATCGTCGTATTTGTTTCGATGGCTGAAGGCGACTACGACACGCTCGAAACGATCATCGCGCGCGTCGGCAAAGCCGCGTGGGACCATTACTCTCAACAATGA
- a CDS encoding AlkZ family DNA glycosylase, with amino-acid sequence MTRTEIIERRLAAHLLVSERGRSIADVVAWFGATQAQDQHQAKWALGARVPDSTMALVEEAQHERHYVRTWTMRGTLHHMAPNDVSWINGYLGKRVLSIRGSLYREYGFDAKTLAKIEAIVLGALAKGPHTRIELKVLLEARKQRTDGFRFAHMMYHLALSGYVCCGTPRGKQDTYVLLKDWVGQTAARTSDESLAGLASLYFRSHGPATMRDFAWWSGIPQRDAIRGIELIRDELTSATSDAAEYFMMRASERAEIPKALLLSGFDEYLLGYGDRSVVLDEPRSREVVTVNGLFRPTIVIGGRVVGMWSREIGARQVDVTLTPFRALKPAERRAAESEAARVAAFIGKELTLSYE; translated from the coding sequence GTGACACGCACCGAGATCATCGAGCGGCGTCTCGCGGCGCATCTGCTCGTGAGCGAGCGAGGGCGCAGTATCGCCGATGTCGTTGCGTGGTTCGGCGCAACGCAAGCGCAGGACCAGCATCAGGCAAAGTGGGCGCTCGGCGCCAGGGTGCCGGATTCGACGATGGCACTCGTCGAAGAAGCGCAGCACGAGCGGCACTACGTCCGGACCTGGACGATGCGCGGCACGTTGCATCACATGGCGCCGAACGATGTGTCGTGGATCAACGGCTACCTCGGCAAGCGTGTCCTCTCGATCCGCGGTTCGCTCTACCGCGAGTATGGGTTCGATGCGAAAACGCTGGCGAAGATCGAGGCTATCGTACTTGGTGCGCTCGCGAAAGGTCCGCACACCCGCATCGAGCTCAAAGTACTGCTCGAAGCAAGGAAGCAACGAACCGACGGCTTCCGCTTTGCACACATGATGTATCACCTTGCGCTCAGCGGTTACGTCTGCTGCGGCACCCCGAGAGGCAAGCAGGACACCTATGTCTTGCTCAAGGATTGGGTCGGGCAGACTGCAGCTCGCACGAGCGACGAATCGCTTGCTGGGCTTGCCTCGCTCTACTTCCGTTCGCACGGGCCCGCGACGATGCGCGACTTTGCATGGTGGTCCGGCATTCCGCAACGCGATGCGATCCGTGGCATCGAGCTCATTCGTGATGAACTCACGTCTGCGACAAGCGACGCCGCCGAGTACTTCATGATGCGTGCAAGCGAACGCGCGGAGATCCCAAAGGCCCTGCTGCTTTCGGGCTTCGATGAGTACTTGCTCGGATATGGTGACCGTTCGGTGGTGCTCGACGAGCCACGCTCGCGCGAGGTCGTGACGGTCAACGGGCTGTTTCGTCCGACGATCGTCATCGGTGGGCGTGTGGTGGGTATGTGGAGCCGTGAGATCGGTGCTAGGCAAGTAGATGTGACACTCACGCCGTTTCGTGCGTTGAAACCTGCGGAACGTCGGGCCGCCGAATCCGAAGCGGCCCGTGTTGCCGCATTCATTGGAAAAGAATTGACACTGAGTTATGAGTGA
- a CDS encoding EamA family transporter: MWWIYALLSAVFAALTAIFAKIGVKNVSSDVATAVRTVVIVLVAWLIVFARGEAKAVGELSRENWIFLVLSGLATGFSWIFYFKALQVGDVSKVAPVDKLSVAIAIVLAVVFLGEALTFKTALGALLIIAGSLVLIF; this comes from the coding sequence ATGTGGTGGATATACGCACTGCTCTCCGCCGTCTTTGCGGCACTCACGGCGATCTTCGCGAAGATCGGCGTGAAGAACGTCAGCTCGGATGTCGCGACGGCGGTGCGAACGGTGGTCATCGTGCTTGTCGCGTGGCTCATTGTCTTCGCGCGCGGCGAAGCGAAAGCGGTCGGTGAGCTCTCGCGCGAGAACTGGATCTTCCTCGTGCTCTCAGGACTGGCGACCGGTTTCTCGTGGATCTTCTACTTCAAAGCACTGCAGGTCGGCGACGTCTCGAAGGTCGCGCCGGTCGACAAGCTCAGCGTTGCCATCGCCATCGTGCTTGCCGTCGTCTTCCTCGGTGAAGCGCTGACGTTCAAGACAGCGCTCGGCGCGCTGCTGATCATTGCAGGGAGTCTCGTTCTGATCTTCTAA
- the gmk gene encoding guanylate kinase: MKQLIVLSAPSGAGKTTITKRVLAKHADKLTFSISATTRAMRNGERDGVDYYFLSKEDFVHKIKNNELIEYEEIFGNYYGTLVSEIDRAKSQGKSLIFDIDVKGGISIRTRFPDDSLLIFIAPPSLEVLRERLTNRGTESAEVIERRLARAKMEMEMAEVYDFTVVNDDLDTATAEVEALIFGK, from the coding sequence TTGAAACAACTCATCGTACTCTCAGCACCGTCAGGTGCCGGCAAAACAACCATCACAAAACGTGTACTTGCCAAGCACGCTGACAAGCTCACGTTCAGCATCAGTGCCACCACACGCGCGATGCGAAACGGCGAGCGTGATGGCGTTGACTATTACTTTCTCTCGAAGGAAGATTTCGTTCATAAGATCAAGAACAACGAGCTCATCGAATACGAAGAGATCTTCGGCAATTACTACGGTACGCTCGTATCGGAGATCGACCGCGCGAAGTCGCAAGGTAAGAGCCTGATCTTTGATATCGATGTGAAGGGCGGCATCTCGATTCGTACCCGTTTCCCCGATGACAGTCTGTTGATCTTTATCGCCCCGCCGTCGCTTGAGGTCCTGCGCGAACGCCTGACCAACCGTGGCACCGAATCCGCCGAAGTCATCGAACGCCGCCTCGCGCGGGCGAAAATGGAGATGGAAATGGCGGAGGTATATGATTTCACGGTAGTTAACGACGATCTCGATACTGCGACCGCTGAAGTGGAGGCGTTGATCTTCGGTAAGTAG
- a CDS encoding cupin domain-containing protein, which yields MKHSPLTAKDVIELLELEPLEPEGGYFRETYRTHETIAKSGLPVRYKSNRAFSTAIYYLLTPDTFSALHTVASDEIFHFYLGDTVEMLQLLPNGFGRIVKIGTDLAAGERPQVIVPHGTMQGCRLANGGSFALMGCTVAPGFDYEDFALGNRDRLIEAYPAFSAQIERLTT from the coding sequence ATGAAGCATTCACCGCTGACGGCAAAAGATGTAATCGAACTCCTGGAGCTCGAGCCCCTCGAGCCCGAGGGCGGGTATTTCCGCGAGACGTATCGCACGCATGAGACCATTGCGAAGAGCGGACTGCCGGTGCGCTACAAGAGCAACCGCGCGTTTTCGACGGCGATCTATTATCTGCTCACGCCGGATACATTCTCCGCGCTGCATACCGTCGCGAGCGACGAGATCTTTCACTTCTATCTCGGCGATACCGTCGAGATGCTGCAGTTATTGCCGAACGGCTTCGGTCGTATCGTGAAGATCGGCACGGACCTTGCCGCCGGCGAGCGGCCGCAAGTGATCGTCCCGCACGGCACGATGCAAGGCTGCCGGTTGGCCAACGGCGGATCGTTCGCATTGATGGGCTGCACCGTCGCACCGGGCTTCGACTACGAAGACTTCGCACTCGGCAACCGCGACCGACTCATCGAAGCATATCCCGCATTCTCCGCACAGATCGAACGTCTGACCACGTGA
- a CDS encoding DNA-directed RNA polymerase subunit omega: MAIQPTDLEAMGTRGETLYQAIVITAKRARQINEEIKTEYMARISTLVPMEEEDDEIETTNFDQMRISLEIEKRGKPTAEALKDFMGDKLTWRMREREAE; this comes from the coding sequence ATGGCAATTCAACCGACAGATCTCGAAGCAATGGGCACTCGTGGCGAAACGCTCTATCAGGCGATCGTCATCACGGCCAAGCGCGCCCGTCAGATCAACGAGGAGATCAAGACCGAGTATATGGCCCGCATCTCCACGCTCGTCCCGATGGAAGAAGAGGACGACGAGATCGAGACCACCAACTTCGATCAGATGCGTATTTCGCTCGAGATCGAAAAGCGCGGCAAGCCGACCGCCGAAGCCCTCAAGGACTTCATGGGCGATAAACTCACCTGGCGCATGCGCGAGCGCGAAGCAGAGTAA
- a CDS encoding enoyl-CoA hydratase family protein produces MQTDSFHYSVTYHIARVRFARPQTLGSLTFKVYRDLTDLMYRLRFDDSVKVVVIEGEGKGFCSGGDVHEIIGELLKRDTKGLLEFTRMTGELIMNMRQLEKPIISSINGVAAGAGSVIALASDFRIMAKEGYLAFLFQKVGLTAADMGAVYLLPKVVGMARATEYLMLGDKILSDECLRVGLANNVVELKDLESETMALAKRLAESASLALGLTKRLINNEWLMDIASAVEQEATAQALMMMTEDHREFHASFAEKRKPVFKGK; encoded by the coding sequence ATGCAGACCGACTCATTCCACTATTCCGTCACCTACCACATCGCCCGCGTGCGTTTTGCACGGCCGCAGACGCTCGGCTCACTGACGTTCAAAGTCTATCGCGATCTCACTGACCTGATGTACCGGCTCCGCTTCGATGACAGCGTGAAGGTCGTCGTAATCGAAGGTGAAGGAAAAGGCTTCTGCTCGGGCGGCGACGTGCACGAGATCATCGGCGAACTGCTCAAGCGAGACACCAAAGGTCTGCTCGAGTTCACACGCATGACGGGCGAGCTCATCATGAACATGCGCCAGCTCGAGAAGCCCATCATCTCGTCGATCAACGGCGTCGCGGCGGGCGCAGGATCGGTCATCGCGCTGGCAAGCGACTTCCGCATCATGGCGAAGGAAGGATATCTCGCGTTCTTGTTTCAGAAGGTCGGCCTCACCGCAGCCGACATGGGCGCAGTGTATCTACTGCCCAAAGTTGTCGGTATGGCGCGTGCGACGGAGTATCTGATGCTCGGCGACAAGATCTTGAGCGATGAATGTCTAAGAGTTGGCCTCGCCAATAACGTTGTCGAGTTGAAAGACCTCGAGTCGGAGACGATGGCACTGGCAAAGCGTTTGGCAGAAAGCGCATCGCTCGCGCTTGGGCTGACGAAGCGCCTGATCAATAACGAGTGGCTCATGGACATCGCTTCTGCTGTTGAACAAGAAGCCACCGCACAAGCACTAATGATGATGACAGAAGATCATCGCGAATTCCACGCATCGTTTGCCGAGAAGCGTAAACCTGTTTTCAAGGGGAAATAA
- a CDS encoding GIY-YIG nuclease family protein, with protein MSEEQRSRKELIAEYKEQKQPMGVYQIRNLVNGKILVASTPNLRAAWNAEQFKLELGAHLNESLQRDWREYGEKQFVFEVLHELKLADEVTDFRGELKALETLVIEDLQPYGDRGYNRKPTVR; from the coding sequence ATGAGTGAAGAACAACGCAGCCGCAAAGAGCTGATCGCGGAGTACAAAGAGCAAAAGCAGCCGATGGGCGTCTATCAGATCCGTAATCTCGTCAACGGCAAGATACTCGTTGCGAGCACACCGAACCTGCGCGCGGCCTGGAACGCCGAGCAGTTCAAGCTCGAGCTCGGCGCACACCTCAACGAATCGCTCCAGCGCGACTGGCGCGAGTACGGCGAGAAGCAATTCGTCTTCGAAGTGTTGCACGAACTCAAGCTCGCCGACGAAGTCACTGATTTCCGAGGCGAACTGAAGGCACTGGAAACCCTGGTGATCGAAGATCTTCAGCCCTACGGCGACCGTGGCTACAACCGCAAGCCGACAGTACGATAA
- a CDS encoding class I SAM-dependent methyltransferase, whose translation MREQRSYDYEQHGAPYSSTRRSDPRIALVIHRALGNDAHTVLNVGAGTGSYEPTNRIVTAVEPSATMRAQRPAHLAQAIAASAEALPFADDSFDASMAVLTIHHWSDPQAGLREMRRVTCGPVVIVTFDTSELHNFWLTHYAPEFIEVDKLRFPTIDEVVSTLGGKASVEPVAIPADCIDGIQEAFFARPEAFLDANVRASQSVWGCLADGVEERIVEALRRDLESGDWDKRYGHLRTQSSFESALRVIAARPH comes from the coding sequence ATGCGAGAACAACGATCGTACGACTACGAGCAGCACGGTGCCCCGTATTCATCGACGCGCCGAAGCGATCCGCGCATCGCGTTGGTCATACACCGTGCGCTCGGCAACGATGCACATACAGTTCTGAACGTTGGCGCAGGAACAGGTTCGTACGAGCCGACCAATCGTATCGTCACTGCCGTCGAGCCATCTGCAACGATGCGCGCACAACGACCTGCACATCTCGCACAAGCCATCGCAGCGTCGGCTGAAGCGTTGCCGTTCGCTGACGACTCGTTCGATGCTTCGATGGCGGTGCTTACGATCCATCACTGGTCCGACCCGCAGGCCGGACTCCGGGAGATGCGACGCGTCACGTGCGGACCGGTCGTCATCGTGACGTTCGACACATCCGAACTGCACAACTTCTGGCTCACACATTATGCACCGGAATTTATCGAAGTCGACAAGCTGCGCTTCCCCACGATCGATGAGGTCGTCAGCACTCTAGGCGGAAAGGCGTCGGTCGAGCCCGTCGCGATCCCTGCCGACTGCATCGATGGCATACAGGAAGCATTTTTCGCGCGACCCGAAGCATTTCTCGATGCGAACGTCCGTGCATCGCAATCGGTATGGGGCTGCCTTGCCGACGGAGTCGAAGAGCGCATCGTCGAAGCATTGCGACGCGACCTCGAGAGCGGCGACTGGGACAAGAGATACGGCCATCTTCGCACACAATCGTCGTTCGAGTCCGCACTGCGCGTGATCGCTGCGCGACCCCACTGA
- a CDS encoding NAD(P)H-dependent oxidoreductase, whose protein sequence is MYTLKIISSTTRPGRKGPIIAKWIADVAMQDPDWEIQVIDLGELNLPMLDEPKQAMMGNYEHEHSRRWSATIDEADAFIFVTAEYNYGYPAPLKNALDFLYREWAYKPAAIVSYGGVSAGTRASTMLRPVLSALNMMPLSGGLPIPMMTQFINEAGVFVPNEMTSRGAARMFAELKKWTVALKPMRSV, encoded by the coding sequence ATGTATACGCTCAAGATCATTTCTTCTACTACTCGTCCGGGCCGCAAGGGGCCCATCATCGCCAAATGGATCGCCGATGTTGCGATGCAGGACCCTGACTGGGAGATACAGGTCATCGATCTCGGCGAGCTCAACCTCCCGATGCTCGACGAGCCCAAACAGGCGATGATGGGTAATTATGAACATGAGCACTCCAGGAGATGGAGCGCGACCATCGACGAAGCAGATGCGTTCATCTTCGTCACTGCCGAGTATAACTACGGATACCCCGCCCCGCTGAAGAACGCACTGGATTTTCTCTATAGGGAATGGGCCTACAAGCCGGCAGCGATCGTTAGCTACGGAGGGGTCTCTGCAGGGACACGTGCATCGACGATGCTGCGACCGGTCCTTTCGGCACTGAACATGATGCCGCTCTCGGGCGGGCTGCCGATCCCGATGATGACGCAGTTCATCAACGAGGCCGGAGTGTTCGTACCGAACGAGATGACCTCGCGTGGCGCAGCACGGATGTTCGCAGAGCTGAAGAAGTGGACCGTGGCGCTCAAGCCGATGCGCTCGGTTTAG
- a CDS encoding VWA domain-containing protein, producing MSSGGLGIPTNIRKTTQDPDNENRLLRDFVTINVNTTYSRWIEGKSKRDEDRLQELVNLFHELLLRTSGDANEALQWMQYLDEQYNIFGPEMTFDMFLDELKRQGIVEDDENNLLKPTNKAVGNIKRSALLEIFRGMKKSPGGMHDTPHSGAGVERTSGTKGYTFGDQSTNIDFTRTLQNALRRSLRDEKNIGDSPLENLSMDEEDIEVYETEHAASCSTALLIDVSHSMILYGEDRITPAKKVAMALAELIRTKFPKDQLYVISFGDEAELISDSELPFLEVGPYHTNTRDGLRLARRMLRRSGNANKQIFMVTDGKPSAMFDDNGKLYKNSWGLDPKIINKTLDEAVALRREHIPITTFMIAHDPYLIDFVEEMTKANHGRAYYSGLNDLGQFVLVDYVRNRRRKV from the coding sequence ATGTCCTCCGGGGGGTTGGGGATACCTACAAATATACGGAAAACAACACAAGACCCGGATAATGAAAACCGCCTCCTACGGGATTTCGTTACTATAAATGTGAATACCACCTACAGCCGTTGGATCGAAGGAAAAAGCAAGCGCGATGAGGATCGCTTGCAAGAACTGGTAAACCTCTTCCATGAACTCCTGCTTCGAACGTCGGGCGATGCAAACGAGGCACTGCAATGGATGCAATACCTGGACGAACAGTATAATATCTTCGGTCCGGAGATGACCTTCGATATGTTCCTCGACGAGCTAAAGCGTCAGGGCATCGTCGAAGACGACGAGAACAACCTCCTGAAGCCTACAAACAAAGCCGTTGGCAACATTAAGCGTTCTGCCCTGCTCGAGATTTTCCGCGGCATGAAGAAATCACCGGGCGGCATGCACGACACGCCGCATTCCGGTGCAGGTGTCGAACGCACCAGCGGGACGAAAGGCTATACGTTCGGCGACCAGTCAACGAACATCGACTTCACCCGTACACTGCAAAATGCGCTCCGGCGTTCGCTCCGTGACGAGAAGAATATTGGCGATTCCCCGCTCGAGAATCTCTCGATGGACGAAGAAGACATCGAAGTCTATGAGACCGAGCATGCAGCAAGTTGCTCGACCGCGCTCTTGATCGATGTTTCTCATTCGATGATCCTCTACGGCGAGGACCGCATCACGCCTGCGAAGAAGGTGGCAATGGCGCTTGCCGAACTCATCCGTACCAAATTTCCGAAAGACCAGCTCTATGTTATTTCCTTCGGCGACGAGGCGGAGCTGATCTCCGATAGCGAGCTCCCGTTTCTCGAGGTTGGCCCATATCATACCAACACCCGCGACGGTCTGCGACTGGCGCGGCGCATGCTGCGTCGCAGCGGCAATGCGAACAAGCAGATCTTCATGGTCACTGATGGCAAACCGTCTGCGATGTTCGATGACAACGGAAAGCTCTATAAGAACTCGTGGGGGCTCGACCCGAAGATCATCAACAAGACGCTCGATGAAGCGGTAGCATTGCGCCGCGAGCACATCCCGATCACCACGTTCATGATCGCGCATGATCCGTACCTCATCGACTTCGTCGAGGAAATGACCAAGGCCAACCACGGCCGCGCCTATTACTCCGGCCTCAACGACCTCGGCCAGTTTGTGCTGGTGGACTACGTACGAAATCGTCGGCGGAAGGTGTAA